In Zunongwangia profunda SM-A87, the following proteins share a genomic window:
- a CDS encoding LacI family DNA-binding transcriptional regulator: MRPKLTLKQIAKELDVSISTVSKSLRDSPEIGEDTRQKVQAFAKLYNYKPNNIALSLKNRKTKTIGVVIPEIVHHFFTTVISGIEHIANEKGYSVIVCLSDNSFDKEVLNMEMLANGSIDGFILSVAKETMQKGDYHHLTEVVNQGMPLVLFDRSVEEVPSDKVIIDDVKGAKKAVQCLIDKGAKNIGIISTVDYISVGKLRTLGYTQALQENGFKVNQKSILKIEHMDKVEHEISAFVKESDFDALFAVNEHFAAAAVRAVQEKGQKVPEDVQVIGFTDGELSKRFIPSLTTISQHGSRMGEEAARLLIEKLEKSPEEEESYKTIIVDTGLIERESTK; the protein is encoded by the coding sequence ATGAGGCCAAAACTTACGTTAAAACAAATTGCTAAAGAATTAGATGTATCGATTTCAACGGTTTCAAAATCACTTCGGGACAGCCCGGAAATAGGAGAAGATACGAGGCAAAAAGTGCAGGCTTTTGCTAAATTATATAACTATAAACCCAATAACATTGCACTTAGTCTTAAAAATCGAAAGACAAAAACTATTGGGGTTGTTATTCCTGAAATTGTACACCATTTTTTTACTACGGTTATTAGTGGAATAGAGCATATTGCTAATGAAAAAGGGTATAGCGTAATTGTTTGTCTTTCAGATAATAGTTTTGATAAGGAAGTGCTGAATATGGAGATGTTGGCTAACGGTAGTATCGATGGTTTCATTTTGTCGGTAGCGAAAGAAACCATGCAAAAGGGCGATTATCACCATTTAACCGAAGTGGTTAATCAAGGAATGCCTCTGGTGCTTTTTGATCGATCTGTAGAGGAGGTTCCTTCAGATAAAGTAATTATAGATGATGTAAAAGGTGCAAAAAAAGCAGTGCAATGCTTAATCGATAAAGGAGCTAAAAACATAGGAATTATTTCCACAGTTGATTATATAAGCGTGGGGAAATTAAGAACCTTAGGGTATACCCAGGCTCTCCAAGAAAATGGCTTTAAGGTAAATCAGAAAAGCATCCTTAAAATCGAGCATATGGATAAGGTAGAACATGAAATTTCAGCCTTTGTAAAAGAATCCGATTTTGATGCGCTTTTTGCAGTTAACGAACATTTTGCCGCAGCAGCAGTGCGAGCCGTTCAGGAAAAGGGTCAAAAAGTGCCCGAAGATGTACAGGTGATAGGCTTTACCGATGGCGAATTATCCAAACGTTTTATTCCCAGTTTGACCACTATTAGTCAGCATGGAAGCCGCATGGGAGAGGAAGCAGCACGATTATTAATCGAAAAATTAGAAAAGTCTCCTGAAGAGGAAGAAAGCTATAAAACCATTATCGTAGATACCGGTTTAATTGAACGAGAATCAACAAAATAA
- a CDS encoding SusC/RagA family TonB-linked outer membrane protein, with translation MKTFIKSTLFLLFMLPMSFFAQNSVSGTVTETATGMPVPGANVIVKGTSNGTITDFDGLYTIENLVAGDTIAFSFLGFSTKEIAFTGQETINVQLDEDQATLDEVVVVGYGTVRKKDATGAVNQVSTEDFNQGQVNTAGQLITGKIAGVTVTSGGGAPGEGQNINIRGIGSISLNSSPLYVVDGIPLDNSNVGGSRNPLDFINPNDIESMTVLKDASSTAIYGSRAANGVVLITTKKGKGQEFKFNYAGNTTVSRPTNYVDVMDADEFRNLVNQVGNEAAIARLGNANMNWQKEIYSEAIGFDHNLSTTGNIGGFMPTRASVGYTDQDGILSGDNFSRTTGSVSLRPSFMDGHLKFEINGRGMYTENTFANRDAIGTSVDYDPTQPIYDANSPFSNYNSWLVYSEDADRYVLNNLAPVNPIALINEKDDSAEVRRFIGNAKVDYKLHFFPDVTATVNIGLDKTNSHGRTIVSENMPSSQLDWNGSYSNYTNNSTNKLFDAYLTYDKDFKDHSLNAVLGYSYQSFENDNYSFDSEAAEEGNDSEFIDKWRSTLLSYFGRANYNYADRYLLTATLRADASSKLNPKDRWGYFPSFAVAWNINNEDFFNSNSVDQLKLRVGYGEIANVNGLGDYLFLTKYTGSRSNAYYQFGQSYYQTYRPEAYNEDLRWEVGKTINAGIDYSFFNSRISGSVNAYLKKTEDMISYVTIDPFTNFSNGIDKNIGDMENRGIEFEINVVPVQTDNFKWSIGYNIAYNDNEITNLPDQVEAGGINGGTGNNIQLQKEGYSPFSYWVYKQIYDEAGRPIEGAYVDRNGDNQINDDDKYLYKDPFADITMGLNTNVSFKNWDLAVVSRASLGNYAYNNMASAKSYEIRATENSILTNLHRDYFNTGFQSLTETNLQSDYYVQDASFFKLDNITLGYTFDQIFKESTLRLYGTAQNVLIVTDYEGLDPEINGGIDNNFYPRPRTFTVGVNLNF, from the coding sequence ATGAAAACATTTATTAAAAGCACATTGTTTTTGCTGTTTATGCTACCGATGAGCTTTTTTGCCCAGAATTCTGTTTCCGGAACGGTGACAGAAACCGCAACCGGAATGCCGGTGCCGGGAGCAAACGTAATTGTGAAAGGAACCAGCAATGGAACCATTACAGATTTTGATGGTTTATACACTATCGAAAACCTTGTAGCTGGAGATACTATCGCTTTTTCATTTTTAGGGTTTTCTACTAAAGAAATCGCATTCACAGGACAAGAAACTATTAATGTGCAATTAGACGAAGACCAGGCTACACTAGATGAAGTGGTGGTGGTTGGATATGGTACCGTTCGTAAAAAAGATGCAACAGGTGCCGTAAACCAGGTTTCTACTGAAGATTTTAACCAGGGACAGGTAAATACTGCAGGACAGTTAATCACCGGTAAAATTGCCGGGGTTACCGTAACTTCTGGTGGTGGAGCACCTGGCGAGGGCCAGAATATTAATATTCGTGGAATTGGATCTATTTCTTTAAATAGCTCTCCGCTATACGTTGTAGATGGTATTCCTTTGGATAATAGTAATGTAGGTGGATCTAGAAATCCGCTAGATTTTATCAATCCAAACGATATCGAGAGTATGACCGTCTTAAAAGATGCGTCTTCTACGGCGATCTATGGTTCTCGTGCTGCCAATGGTGTGGTTTTAATTACCACTAAAAAAGGTAAAGGGCAGGAATTTAAGTTCAACTATGCTGGAAACACTACCGTATCCAGACCTACAAACTATGTAGATGTCATGGATGCCGATGAATTTAGAAATTTGGTGAACCAGGTTGGAAACGAAGCGGCTATTGCTCGCCTAGGCAATGCTAATATGAACTGGCAAAAAGAAATCTATTCTGAGGCAATTGGTTTTGATCATAATTTAAGTACTACCGGAAATATTGGCGGATTTATGCCTACCCGGGCTTCGGTTGGATATACCGATCAGGATGGTATTTTATCAGGAGATAACTTTTCAAGAACTACAGGGTCTGTAAGCTTACGACCAAGTTTTATGGATGGTCATTTAAAATTTGAGATTAATGGACGTGGAATGTACACAGAAAATACATTTGCCAACCGTGATGCCATCGGCACCTCTGTAGATTATGATCCTACACAGCCCATCTATGATGCTAATTCACCTTTTAGCAACTATAATTCATGGTTGGTATATAGTGAAGACGCTGATAGATATGTACTAAATAACCTGGCTCCGGTGAATCCGATTGCGTTGATTAACGAAAAAGACGATTCTGCTGAAGTACGTCGCTTTATAGGAAATGCTAAAGTAGACTATAAGCTCCATTTCTTTCCAGATGTAACAGCTACGGTAAATATTGGTCTTGACAAAACAAATAGTCACGGAAGAACGATAGTTTCTGAAAACATGCCATCTTCCCAATTAGACTGGAACGGTTCTTATTCTAATTACACCAACAACTCTACCAATAAACTTTTTGATGCTTATTTAACCTATGATAAGGATTTTAAGGACCATAGTTTAAATGCTGTATTAGGATATTCTTATCAAAGTTTCGAAAACGATAACTACAGTTTTGACAGTGAAGCTGCAGAAGAAGGAAACGATTCAGAATTCATTGATAAATGGAGAAGTACTTTACTATCTTATTTTGGTAGAGCAAACTATAATTATGCTGATCGTTATTTACTTACTGCTACTTTAAGAGCGGATGCCTCTTCTAAATTGAATCCAAAAGACCGTTGGGGATATTTTCCTTCTTTTGCCGTAGCATGGAATATTAATAACGAAGATTTTTTCAATTCTAATTCGGTTGATCAATTAAAGCTTCGTGTAGGTTATGGTGAAATTGCCAATGTTAACGGATTAGGTGATTATCTGTTCTTAACGAAGTATACCGGTTCAAGATCTAATGCATACTACCAGTTTGGACAATCATATTACCAAACTTACCGCCCAGAAGCTTACAATGAAGATCTAAGATGGGAGGTTGGTAAAACTATCAATGCCGGTATCGACTACTCATTTTTTAACAGTAGAATCTCAGGGTCTGTTAATGCATACCTTAAGAAAACTGAAGACATGATTAGTTACGTAACCATAGACCCGTTTACTAATTTCTCCAATGGTATCGATAAAAACATCGGGGACATGGAAAACCGGGGTATCGAATTTGAAATTAACGTAGTTCCTGTACAAACCGATAATTTCAAATGGAGTATTGGATACAACATCGCTTACAATGATAACGAGATCACTAATTTACCCGATCAGGTAGAAGCTGGAGGTATTAACGGAGGTACTGGTAATAATATCCAGTTACAAAAAGAAGGATATTCTCCTTTTAGCTACTGGGTTTATAAACAGATTTATGACGAAGCAGGAAGACCAATTGAAGGGGCTTATGTAGATCGTAACGGTGACAACCAGATCAACGATGATGACAAATATCTTTATAAGGATCCTTTTGCTGATATTACTATGGGGCTTAATACCAATGTTAGTTTTAAAAACTGGGATCTAGCCGTTGTATCAAGAGCTAGTTTAGGAAACTATGCTTACAATAACATGGCTTCTGCCAAATCTTATGAGATTAGAGCTACCGAGAATAGCATTCTAACTAATCTACATAGAGATTACTTTAATACCGGTTTCCAGAGTTTAACAGAAACTAACTTACAAAGTGATTACTATGTGCAGGATGCTTCGTTCTTCAAACTAGACAATATTACTTTAGGTTATACCTTCGACCAGATCTTTAAAGAATCTACACTGCGACTTTATGGTACTGCACAAAATGTACTTATCGTTACAGATTACGAGGGTCTTGATCCAGAAATTAATGGAGGTATCGATAACAATTTCTACCCTAGGCCAAGAACTTTTACTGTTGGGGTAAATCTAAATTTCTAA
- a CDS encoding RagB/SusD family nutrient uptake outer membrane protein — MKMNYIKKLALIIPTLILVSCHDDLDQTPIDPDSFTENDVFANADEARGALAKLYASLALTGQEGPAGQPDISGIDEGTSQYSRMLFSLNELTTDNAVVGWGDPGLPNLHAMSWGAGNDFTTAMYYRLAQEVSFCNSFISNASSLEDPAIESFIAEARFLRAFAYYNLIDFYGNVPLVTQISTELPAQNSREEIFSFIETELTEIQDILMESGANEYGRVDRVAAWALLSKLYLNAEVWIGEDHYTDAITYANQVINSSYRINTVDANGNGSAYDELFLADNDSNGAQDEFIFALNFDGNSSRTYGGTTFLVHAAIGGDMDASKFGVNGGWSGLRTTKALVNKFDYAVTASDEDGNPTEWADKRAMFFTEGQNLEINTIANTFTDGYAVTKFKNIDSEGNAGSDAGGDFVDTDLPVIRMAEIYLTYAEAVTRGGSGGNIQQAVGYINELRERAFGNADGNISSSDLNIDFVLDERARELYWEGQRRTDLIRYNDFTTGSYLWPFKGGSKSGTSVSDYRVLFPLPSNIILINPNLTQNTGY; from the coding sequence ATGAAAATGAATTATATAAAGAAATTAGCGCTCATCATCCCTACACTTATTTTAGTGTCTTGTCATGATGACCTGGATCAAACACCTATCGATCCAGATAGTTTTACAGAAAACGATGTATTCGCCAATGCAGATGAAGCCAGAGGCGCTTTGGCAAAGCTTTATGCGAGTTTAGCTTTAACAGGACAAGAAGGACCTGCCGGGCAACCTGATATTTCTGGGATAGATGAAGGTACTTCACAGTATTCCAGAATGCTATTTAGTCTAAATGAGCTAACTACGGATAATGCTGTGGTAGGATGGGGTGACCCGGGACTTCCAAATTTACACGCTATGAGCTGGGGAGCTGGTAACGACTTTACTACTGCGATGTATTATCGTCTTGCTCAGGAAGTTTCATTTTGTAACTCGTTTATCTCGAATGCCTCCTCTTTAGAGGATCCGGCGATAGAATCTTTTATTGCCGAAGCACGGTTCTTAAGAGCTTTTGCCTATTATAACCTTATTGACTTTTATGGAAATGTTCCTTTAGTAACACAAATTTCTACAGAGTTACCAGCGCAAAACTCCAGGGAAGAGATTTTTAGTTTTATCGAAACTGAATTAACCGAAATTCAGGATATATTAATGGAAAGCGGTGCTAATGAATATGGTCGTGTAGACCGCGTTGCGGCATGGGCTTTACTGTCTAAACTTTATTTAAATGCTGAAGTATGGATTGGAGAAGATCATTATACTGATGCTATTACCTATGCAAATCAGGTTATTAATTCTTCTTACCGAATTAATACCGTAGATGCTAATGGTAATGGTTCGGCATACGACGAACTTTTCCTAGCCGATAACGATAGTAATGGTGCTCAGGATGAATTTATATTCGCTTTAAACTTTGACGGTAACAGTTCCAGAACTTATGGAGGAACAACCTTCCTTGTACATGCTGCGATTGGTGGAGATATGGATGCTTCTAAATTCGGTGTAAATGGTGGATGGTCTGGATTAAGGACCACAAAAGCCTTGGTTAACAAATTCGATTATGCAGTAACCGCTTCAGATGAAGATGGTAACCCAACTGAATGGGCGGATAAAAGAGCTATGTTTTTTACAGAAGGACAAAATCTTGAGATCAACACAATCGCCAATACGTTTACCGATGGTTATGCGGTAACAAAATTCAAAAATATTGATTCTGAAGGAAATGCCGGTAGTGATGCTGGTGGTGATTTTGTAGATACCGATCTTCCCGTAATTAGAATGGCAGAAATATATCTTACTTATGCCGAAGCGGTTACTCGTGGAGGATCCGGCGGAAATATTCAACAAGCTGTAGGTTACATCAACGAGCTAAGGGAAAGAGCTTTTGGAAATGCTGATGGTAATATTTCTTCCAGCGATCTAAATATAGATTTCGTTTTGGATGAAAGAGCACGCGAATTGTACTGGGAAGGTCAACGAAGAACAGATCTTATTCGCTATAATGATTTTACAACGGGTAGCTATCTATGGCCATTTAAGGGAGGTTCAAAATCTGGGACATCGGTAAGCGATTACAGAGTTTTGTTCCCACTACCTAGTAACATCATCCTAATCAATCCTAATTTAACACAAAATACAGGCTATTAA
- a CDS encoding SusF/SusE family outer membrane protein, whose product MKKLTLLFIAFIAILSFTACTEDDDFTFTAKPDPDGIAFMNQTANTYTLRAPNTDNLAERFVWNEVDFGVQTPVNYELQGAGKEAFSNYSVLGDVTENNLAVTVGDMLELANEAGLDNDPETDAPNSGNIYFRVRAYVGTDAANVVEQTSDILSVSVTLPESSEGIELKRELYLVGDATAAGWNNNNNNTPIFRDGENDDIYYFDGRFAGGDGVEGFKLLESLGNWQPQWGINDGIATSSAILDDDPQAFPVADDAYYSFTIDVADGTYSFESINVTDAPTYMSIGIIGDATPGAWDADTDMTQSTFNPHIWYATNFVLTDGEFKFRANDAWDNNWGNASEALSGKAGLGSSDNMPAIPGTYNIWFNDLDGRYILIPQISE is encoded by the coding sequence ATGAAAAAGTTAACACTATTATTCATCGCGTTTATCGCAATATTGAGCTTTACAGCTTGTACAGAAGATGATGATTTCACTTTTACTGCAAAGCCAGATCCAGATGGGATTGCGTTTATGAATCAAACCGCAAACACCTATACATTAAGAGCTCCAAACACTGATAACCTAGCGGAACGTTTTGTTTGGAACGAAGTAGATTTTGGCGTACAAACACCGGTAAATTATGAATTGCAGGGAGCCGGTAAAGAAGCTTTTAGTAACTATTCTGTTTTAGGTGATGTTACAGAAAATAATCTTGCGGTTACTGTTGGTGATATGCTGGAATTAGCAAATGAAGCTGGTTTAGACAATGACCCTGAAACCGATGCTCCAAATAGCGGCAACATCTATTTTAGAGTTAGAGCTTATGTTGGTACAGATGCTGCTAATGTAGTAGAGCAAACTTCAGACATTTTAAGCGTTTCTGTTACCCTCCCAGAATCTTCTGAAGGTATCGAGCTTAAAAGAGAACTTTATTTAGTAGGTGATGCTACCGCAGCGGGATGGAACAATAACAATAACAACACACCAATCTTTAGAGATGGAGAAAACGATGATATCTATTATTTTGACGGTAGATTTGCAGGTGGCGATGGTGTTGAAGGATTTAAACTATTAGAAAGTTTAGGAAACTGGCAGCCACAATGGGGTATTAACGATGGTATTGCTACTAGTAGTGCCATTTTAGATGATGATCCCCAGGCGTTCCCAGTTGCTGATGATGCTTACTACAGTTTCACCATCGATGTTGCTGATGGTACGTATTCGTTTGAAAGTATAAATGTTACCGATGCTCCTACCTATATGAGTATTGGTATTATTGGTGACGCAACACCAGGTGCCTGGGATGCTGATACTGATATGACGCAATCTACCTTTAATCCTCATATCTGGTATGCTACAAATTTTGTATTAACTGATGGTGAATTTAAATTTAGAGCTAACGATGCCTGGGATAATAACTGGGGTAACGCTTCTGAAGCTCTTAGCGGTAAAGCAGGACTTGGTAGCTCAGATAATATGCCGGCTATTCCTGGGACTTACAATATCTGGTTTAATGATCTTGATGGACGTTATATCTTGATCCCACAGATCTCAGAATAA
- a CDS encoding alpha-amylase produces MKKTFKNKPIFYLLILVIFFSCSSDDDTTTVDPDDDSSIGQPEPVSALNLAEYDNGSGVMMQAFYWDVEPRFEWWNTISDKLGSWADAGVNRIWIPPASKGQSGGYSMGYDPSDYYDFGEYDQHGTIPTRFGTREDLEQMISVAHDNDIEVIADMVLNHNSGGGLEYNPYREKETYTLFDETHGNASGMFNRNYEDFYPNSVSNYDPGSLFYQETNLDHHRERVQNWLWKDENSVAKYYKNVMGFDGWRFDYVLGFEDFVIKDWLEEVGGFSVSELWDGNPGVLRNHIEATGSGVFDFAAFYVMEQAFDRNHDLKGLTNDQVWQTNPEKAVTFTANHDTEKDANEDNIIAPENKLKAYAFIMTHPGYPTVFYLDYENPEFQEQLNKLIRIHNSLATGSLEIIYADNDEYIMQRSGNSENPGLILYMNISASAKRRTITTSWDSYILMDYSENSNYHPKVSEDGEVTIEAPANSYAIWSITE; encoded by the coding sequence ATGAAAAAAACATTTAAAAATAAGCCAATTTTCTATTTACTGATTTTGGTTATTTTCTTTAGTTGTTCTTCAGATGATGATACTACAACAGTAGATCCGGATGATGATAGTAGTATAGGACAACCAGAACCTGTTTCCGCATTAAACCTGGCAGAATATGATAATGGTAGCGGGGTAATGATGCAGGCTTTTTACTGGGATGTAGAACCACGATTTGAATGGTGGAATACCATATCTGATAAATTAGGCTCCTGGGCCGATGCGGGGGTAAACCGTATCTGGATTCCACCTGCCAGCAAGGGGCAATCTGGTGGTTATTCTATGGGTTACGATCCTTCAGACTATTATGACTTTGGAGAATACGATCAGCATGGCACCATCCCTACTCGATTTGGAACTCGCGAAGACCTGGAACAAATGATTAGCGTAGCACACGATAATGATATTGAAGTAATCGCCGATATGGTATTAAATCATAACTCTGGCGGCGGTCTGGAATACAATCCCTATCGCGAAAAAGAAACTTATACCCTATTCGACGAAACTCATGGGAATGCCTCAGGAATGTTTAACAGAAATTACGAGGATTTTTATCCTAACAGTGTAAGCAATTACGATCCGGGAAGTTTATTTTACCAGGAAACCAATTTAGATCATCATAGGGAGCGCGTTCAAAACTGGTTATGGAAAGATGAAAATTCTGTTGCCAAATATTATAAAAATGTTATGGGCTTTGATGGCTGGCGTTTTGATTATGTACTGGGCTTTGAAGATTTTGTAATTAAAGACTGGTTGGAAGAAGTTGGCGGATTCTCTGTAAGTGAACTTTGGGACGGCAATCCTGGCGTATTAAGAAATCATATTGAAGCTACCGGAAGTGGGGTGTTTGATTTTGCTGCTTTCTACGTTATGGAACAGGCTTTTGATAGAAACCATGATCTAAAAGGTCTTACCAATGATCAGGTTTGGCAAACAAACCCAGAAAAGGCAGTAACTTTTACAGCCAATCATGATACTGAAAAAGATGCTAACGAGGATAATATCATAGCTCCCGAAAATAAGCTTAAAGCATATGCTTTTATTATGACGCATCCTGGTTATCCTACCGTATTTTACCTGGATTATGAAAATCCTGAATTCCAGGAGCAGTTAAACAAATTAATACGTATTCATAATAGTTTAGCCACCGGCTCTTTAGAGATAATCTATGCCGATAATGACGAATACATCATGCAAAGAAGTGGAAACTCAGAAAATCCTGGTCTTATTCTTTATATGAACATTTCAGCAAGTGCAAAAAGAAGAACAATAACCACAAGTTGGGATTCTTACATTTTAATGGACTATTCTGAAAATTCAAATTACCATCCAAAAGTAAGTGAAGATGGGGAAGTGACTATTGAAGCTCCTGCAAATTCTTATGCGATCTGGTCGATCACAGAATAA
- a CDS encoding adenosylcobalamin-dependent ribonucleoside-diphosphate reductase — protein MPVQTTPKASKTYTQDEAFKASLAYFKGDDLAARVWVNKYALKDSDGNIYEQTPNDMHRRIAKEIARVEQRYPNPMTEDEVFDLIKDFKYIVPQGSPMAGIGNPYQIASLSNCFVIGNEGSSDSYGGVMKIDQEQVQLMKRRGGVGHDLSHIRPKGSPVKNSALTSTGIVPFMERYSNSTREVAQDGRRGALMLSVSINHPDSEDFIDAKMEQGKVTGANVSVRIDDDFMKAVKNKTAYTQKYPVFSDAPKFSKEIEAEKLWKKIVHNAWKSAEPGILFWDTVINESVPDCYADLGYKTVSTNPCGEIPLCPYDSCRLLAINLFSYVEDPFTTKAKFNYTLFKKHISAAQRIMDDIIDLELEKIDAILQKIDADPENEDVKGVERNLWLNIKKKAEEGRRTGIGITAEGDMLAGLGIKYGSEEGVAFSTEIHKNIALAAYRASVETAKERGAFGIFDSDREKENPFILRLKEADEKLYYDMLEYGRRNIALLTIAPTGTTSLMTQTTSGIEPVFLPVYKRRRKVNPNDKDVRVDFVDEVGDSWEEYVVFHHRFKEWMKINGHDIDKNYSNTDLDELVKASPYYQATSNDVDWLSKVRMQGAVQKWVDHSISVTINLPNDVSEDLVGRLYLEAWQAGCKGVTVYRDGSRSGVLISNDEKKEEEKEGNGIFPTKRPQVLEADVVRFQNSKDKWIAFIGLIDGRPYEIFTGFSDDEDGILIPRWVNEGLIIKNRNEDGTSRYDFQYKNKRGYKTTIEGLSHKFNPEFWNYAKLISSTLRHGMPIDNVVNLVNSLQLDSESINTWKNGVARALKRFIADGTVAKKEKCTNCNSSNLIYQEGCLTCKDCGSSKCG, from the coding sequence ATGCCTGTACAAACAACACCTAAAGCTTCTAAAACATACACTCAAGACGAAGCCTTTAAAGCTTCTTTAGCGTATTTTAAAGGTGATGATCTTGCCGCCCGTGTTTGGGTTAACAAGTATGCCTTAAAGGATTCAGACGGCAACATCTACGAGCAAACCCCTAACGATATGCACCGTAGAATTGCCAAAGAGATTGCCCGTGTAGAACAGCGATATCCAAACCCAATGACCGAGGATGAAGTTTTTGATCTTATTAAAGACTTTAAATACATCGTACCACAGGGAAGCCCGATGGCAGGAATAGGAAATCCTTACCAGATCGCTTCGTTATCTAACTGTTTTGTGATTGGCAATGAGGGGAGCTCAGATTCTTATGGTGGGGTAATGAAAATCGATCAGGAGCAGGTACAATTAATGAAACGTCGTGGTGGTGTTGGTCACGATCTTTCCCATATAAGACCTAAAGGCTCCCCGGTTAAAAACTCCGCTTTAACCTCAACGGGAATTGTTCCTTTTATGGAGCGTTATTCCAACTCTACCAGAGAAGTGGCCCAGGATGGTCGTCGTGGCGCCTTAATGCTTTCCGTATCAATCAATCATCCCGATTCAGAAGATTTTATTGATGCAAAAATGGAGCAGGGTAAAGTTACGGGGGCAAACGTTTCTGTACGAATTGACGATGATTTTATGAAAGCGGTAAAAAATAAAACTGCTTATACACAAAAATATCCTGTTTTTAGTGATGCGCCTAAATTCAGTAAAGAGATTGAAGCCGAAAAGCTTTGGAAAAAAATCGTTCATAACGCCTGGAAATCAGCAGAGCCTGGGATTCTATTTTGGGACACGGTAATTAACGAATCCGTACCAGATTGCTATGCGGATCTTGGCTATAAAACGGTTTCTACCAACCCATGTGGTGAAATCCCACTTTGTCCTTATGATTCTTGTCGTTTACTGGCTATTAACTTGTTCTCTTATGTTGAAGATCCTTTTACTACAAAAGCTAAATTCAACTACACACTTTTTAAAAAACACATAAGCGCAGCACAAAGAATTATGGACGATATCATCGATCTGGAGTTAGAAAAAATCGATGCTATCTTACAAAAAATAGATGCTGATCCTGAAAATGAAGATGTAAAAGGTGTTGAAAGAAATCTGTGGTTAAACATCAAAAAGAAGGCTGAGGAAGGCCGTAGAACCGGGATTGGTATTACTGCAGAAGGTGACATGCTTGCCGGACTTGGTATTAAATACGGAAGCGAAGAAGGGGTAGCGTTTTCTACTGAAATCCATAAAAATATTGCCCTTGCAGCTTATCGTGCTTCAGTAGAAACGGCAAAAGAGAGAGGTGCATTCGGTATTTTTGATTCAGATCGTGAAAAGGAAAATCCTTTTATCCTTCGCTTGAAGGAAGCCGATGAAAAATTATACTATGATATGTTAGAATACGGTCGTAGGAATATTGCACTTTTAACCATCGCGCCTACCGGAACTACCAGTTTAATGACACAAACCACTTCTGGGATCGAGCCTGTTTTCTTACCGGTTTATAAACGTAGAAGAAAAGTAAATCCCAACGATAAAGATGTTAGGGTTGATTTTGTAGATGAAGTTGGCGATAGCTGGGAAGAATATGTAGTTTTCCATCACCGTTTTAAAGAATGGATGAAGATAAACGGTCACGATATTGATAAAAACTATTCGAATACTGATCTGGACGAACTTGTAAAAGCATCTCCCTATTACCAGGCCACCAGTAATGATGTAGACTGGTTAAGTAAAGTAAGAATGCAGGGCGCTGTGCAAAAATGGGTAGATCATTCTATTAGTGTGACGATCAATTTGCCTAATGATGTTAGTGAAGATCTGGTAGGCAGGTTATATCTTGAAGCATGGCAGGCAGGCTGCAAAGGAGTTACCGTTTATCGTGACGGATCACGTTCTGGCGTTTTGATTTCTAATGACGAGAAAAAAGAAGAAGAAAAAGAAGGAAACGGTATTTTTCCTACAAAGCGCCCACAGGTTTTAGAGGCTGATGTAGTTCGTTTCCAAAACAGCAAAGATAAATGGATCGCCTTTATAGGACTAATTGATGGTCGTCCTTACGAGATTTTCACAGGATTTTCAGACGATGAAGATGGCATCCTAATCCCTAGATGGGTAAATGAAGGCTTGATTATAAAAAACCGAAATGAAGACGGGACGTCCCGCTACGATTTTCAGTATAAAAATAAAAGAGGTTACAAAACCACTATTGAAGGTTTATCTCACAAATTTAATCCTGAATTCTGGAATTATGCCAAATTAATTTCCAGTACACTAAGACATGGTATGCCAATAGACAATGTGGTGAACCTGGTAAACAGTCTTCAATTAGATTCAGAATCCATCAATACCTGGAAAAATGGAGTTGCAAGAGCTTTAAAACGCTTCATAGCAGATGGTACCGTAGCCAAAAAAGAGAAATGTACTAATTGTAATTCCTCTAACCTTATCTATCAGGAAGGTTGTTTAACCTGTAAAGATTGTGGGTCATCTAAATGTGGATAG